The Acidovorax sp. RAC01 genomic sequence GGCTCATCTCGTGCAGCCACGTCTCGGGACCAACCTTCTTGCTGATGCTGTCCAGTGCCAGCTGCATCACGCGACCTTTCTTGTAGGAGCCGCGCAGGCCCCGGGGGTGTGATACCGCTGCGCGATTGCGCGGCATCGTTTTCGAATTCGATGATTTTTGTTCGTTTTTGATCGCATCGAATCAAGGTTTACCCTTAAAAGGTTCCTTTTTGTTCGATTTAAAGTAGCCCCACCCCGAAACACAGAGCATTCGCGTGAATACGAACCCCCGACAACTCCTGCTGCTCGAAGAAGTACGCACGCGCAAATCCGCCACGGTGGAGCAACTGGCCGACACCCTGGGCGTCACCCTGCAGACCGTGCGCCGCGATGTGCAGCGCCTGGCCGAGGCCGGGCTGCTGACGCGCTTTCATGGCGGGGTGCGCGTGCCCAGCTCCACGGTGGAGAACCTGGCGCATACCCAGCGCGAGACACTCAACGCCGAGGGCAAGGCCCGCATTGCGCGCGCCGTAGCCCAGCAGGTGCCCAACGACTGCTCGCTGATCCTGAACATCGGCACCACCACCGAGGCGATTGCCAAGGCGCTGCTGCAGCACCGCGGACTGCGCGTGATCACCAACAACCTGAACGTGGCCGCCACGCTGAGCAGCAACCCCGACTGCGAGGTGATCGTGGCGGGCGGCGTGGTGCGCCCGCGCGACCGCGGCATCGTGGGCGAGGCGGCGGTGGACTTCATCCGACAGTTCAAGGTGGACATCGCGCTCATCGGCATCTCGGGCATCGAGCCCGATGGCTCGCTGCGCGACTTCGACTACCGCGAGGTGAAGGTGGCCCAGACCATCATCGCCCAGGCCCGCGAGGTCTGGCTGGCGGCAGACCAGAGCAAGTTCAACCGCCCGGCCATGGTGCAGCTGGCCACGCTGCAGCAGATCGACCGGCTGTTCACCGATGCGCCGCCGCCCGAGCCGTTTCCGGCGTTGCTGCAGGACGCCGAGGTCATCTGCACCGTCGCTGCATGACAGAAATCCCCCCTGAGTCGCCTGCGGCGCCTTCCCCCGGTGGGGGACGACGCCCTCGCTGCGGGGCGGCCCTTGCTCGGCGTCCGCTGGCATGGGCCGCGCGCTGTTCGACCGCCGTGGACACTATGTGGATTCATACCTTTCGGAGCCCCTCGTCACCATGACCTACCTGCTCGCACTCGACCAAGGCACCTCCAGCTCCCGCAGCATCGTGTTCGACGAACGCGGCCACATCGTGGCGCAGGCGCAGCTTGAATTGCCGCAGATCTACCCCCAGCCCGGCTGGGTGGAGCACGACCCGCTGGAGATCTGGCGCACGCAGCTGGCCACTGCGCGCAATGCGCTGGCCAGGGCGGGCATTGCCGCCAGCGCCGTGCGTGCCGTGGGCATCACCAACCAGCGCGAAACCACCGTGCTGTGGAACCGCAAAACGGGCCAGCCCGTGCACCATGCCATCGTGTGGCAAGACCGCCGCGCCGAGCCCGCCTGCGCCCAGCTGCGCGAACAGGGCCACGCTGCCACCATCCAGGCCAAGACCGGGCTGCTGGTGGACGCGTACTTCTCGGGCACCAAGCTGCAGTGGATGCTGGACAACGTGCCGGGTGCGCGCGATGCAGCCGAGCGCGGCGAGCTGGCCTTTGGCACGGTGGACAGCTGGCTGATGTGGAAGCTCACCCACGGCCGGGTGCAC encodes the following:
- a CDS encoding DeoR/GlpR family DNA-binding transcription regulator, coding for MNTNPRQLLLLEEVRTRKSATVEQLADTLGVTLQTVRRDVQRLAEAGLLTRFHGGVRVPSSTVENLAHTQRETLNAEGKARIARAVAQQVPNDCSLILNIGTTTEAIAKALLQHRGLRVITNNLNVAATLSSNPDCEVIVAGGVVRPRDRGIVGEAAVDFIRQFKVDIALIGISGIEPDGSLRDFDYREVKVAQTIIAQAREVWLAADQSKFNRPAMVQLATLQQIDRLFTDAPPPEPFPALLQDAEVICTVAA